One genomic segment of Verrucomicrobiia bacterium includes these proteins:
- a CDS encoding thioredoxin family protein: protein MLDFLNQLGTPAWGLARAMFFQTALLVAALVMLDLLLGRRLRSALRYGLWLLLVVKLLLPPSLLLPTGAGFWLGRWLAGPVVMQPPARYQVSAEAVDPSLEIAWNPPFVTPAAPPAPLSLHAKLLLAWAAGALLLALGMMVRNRPIHRLTRGARDASADLQALLNEAAASVGLRRVPALRISEANHSPALCGFLQPAILLPRELAGQLSREGLRAVLLHELTHLRRQDLWVNLLQALVQVLWWWNPLVWLANARIRTLREQAVDEGVMLATQQDRAAYPATLVEVARHCAARPMIALSFLGIFESRRALRSRVDRLLHAPLPQRAGLGWSGWITLLVTAFVALPMAFNRRVEATPADEPTVITRLNWRPWSEAAVTEARAAGRPVVVNFTAKWCVDCQVNRRTLESAEVLQELQAINALVLEADFTQSNALIAAKLAELGQPGVPLVLLYPADPAEPPSAYTVLPSSALTASLTAASAPAARYGLEPGATTPASPGPLYLMDPLLARRYGLVPANPTAGAPDQGRVATVTVPAEDTGFDLDGRTVSADELQAALAGRMVPDANLVLRLIANPEVPMSRIVFAMDAAKAAGITRFSLSTASPDDAGRVPLTVDDGRMFAEPVPLLTRQFRVDPNTFIQALELVTGAPPSESTGINQARHTQGQLREFFRAAGVDFSAPPEGDTPDQSRKAVFFNDRAGLLFVRATAEDLEIIEKAIQVLNAAPPQVQVEVKFVEIADRDSQALGLDWFLGNAPATPNPGTPDDGPARGGAPGGGPGGVFPQAGGTSPPPGPPGAAPSLTGILTEQQFRTVLAALESRPGVTLLSAPNVTTLSARQAQISMVNLQSVVDADGTTNAVPFGPVLDVIPHVTADGQAIQLTVIAGFTELLETDPATPHLPRLRSRQLMSSATVQDSQTLVLAGDLLEGTASPTTNQVPTLGDLPRIGRLFRSEARPTRKRLLVFVTPTIIDPAGRRVNAPASGQ, encoded by the coding sequence ATGCTCGACTTCCTCAACCAACTCGGCACGCCGGCATGGGGCCTGGCGCGCGCCATGTTCTTCCAGACCGCCCTGCTGGTTGCGGCACTGGTGATGTTGGACCTGCTCCTCGGCCGCCGGCTGCGGAGCGCGCTGCGTTATGGACTCTGGCTGCTGCTCGTCGTGAAGCTGCTGCTGCCGCCTTCGCTCCTGCTGCCGACCGGAGCCGGATTCTGGCTCGGCCGCTGGCTCGCCGGTCCTGTTGTGATGCAGCCGCCCGCCCGCTATCAGGTGTCCGCCGAAGCCGTGGATCCTTCGCTGGAGATTGCCTGGAACCCGCCCTTCGTGACTCCCGCCGCGCCGCCCGCTCCCCTCAGCCTTCACGCGAAGCTGCTGCTTGCGTGGGCGGCGGGAGCCCTGCTGCTGGCCCTCGGCATGATGGTCCGCAACCGGCCGATCCACCGACTCACCCGAGGGGCCCGGGACGCTTCCGCCGACCTCCAGGCCCTCCTGAACGAGGCGGCCGCGTCTGTCGGCCTGCGCCGGGTGCCCGCGTTGCGGATCAGCGAGGCCAATCACAGCCCGGCGCTCTGCGGTTTCCTCCAGCCCGCGATCCTCCTGCCGCGGGAACTCGCCGGCCAGCTCTCCCGGGAAGGCCTGCGGGCCGTGCTGCTGCATGAGCTGACGCACCTGCGCCGGCAGGACCTCTGGGTCAACCTGCTCCAGGCCCTGGTGCAGGTGCTCTGGTGGTGGAATCCCCTTGTGTGGCTGGCCAACGCCCGCATCCGAACGCTGCGCGAACAGGCCGTGGACGAAGGCGTGATGCTCGCCACGCAGCAGGACCGCGCGGCGTATCCGGCCACGCTCGTGGAGGTCGCCCGGCACTGCGCCGCGCGGCCGATGATCGCGCTGAGCTTCCTGGGCATCTTTGAATCCCGCCGCGCCCTCCGCTCCCGCGTGGACCGCCTGCTCCACGCGCCCCTTCCGCAACGTGCCGGCCTGGGCTGGTCCGGCTGGATCACGCTGCTGGTCACCGCGTTCGTCGCCCTGCCGATGGCCTTCAACCGCCGCGTCGAGGCCACGCCTGCTGATGAACCCACCGTCATCACCCGCCTCAACTGGCGGCCCTGGAGCGAAGCCGCCGTGACCGAGGCCCGCGCCGCCGGCCGGCCCGTGGTGGTGAACTTCACAGCCAAGTGGTGCGTGGACTGCCAGGTCAACCGCCGAACGTTGGAGAGCGCCGAAGTCCTGCAGGAACTCCAGGCCATCAACGCGCTGGTGCTGGAAGCGGACTTCACCCAATCCAACGCCCTCATCGCGGCCAAGCTCGCCGAACTGGGGCAACCAGGCGTTCCGTTGGTGCTGCTTTATCCGGCAGACCCGGCAGAACCGCCGAGCGCCTACACCGTGCTTCCGTCAAGCGCGTTGACGGCAAGTCTGACAGCGGCCTCCGCGCCGGCGGCACGCTACGGACTGGAACCCGGCGCCACGACTCCTGCCAGTCCAGGGCCGCTTTACCTGATGGACCCGCTGCTGGCGCGGCGTTACGGACTTGTTCCCGCAAATCCGACCGCTGGTGCTCCGGATCAAGGCCGCGTGGCCACCGTGACCGTGCCAGCGGAGGACACCGGCTTTGATCTGGATGGGAGGACAGTGAGCGCCGATGAGCTTCAGGCCGCATTGGCCGGACGTATGGTGCCAGACGCCAACCTGGTCCTACGGCTGATTGCCAACCCGGAGGTGCCCATGTCCCGGATTGTGTTCGCGATGGACGCTGCCAAGGCGGCCGGCATCACCCGGTTTTCACTCTCCACAGCCTCGCCAGACGACGCCGGCAGGGTTCCGCTGACCGTTGACGACGGGAGGATGTTTGCCGAGCCAGTGCCGCTGCTGACGCGGCAGTTCCGGGTGGATCCCAACACCTTCATCCAAGCCCTTGAGCTCGTCACGGGCGCGCCTCCTTCCGAGTCGACCGGGATCAACCAAGCCCGCCATACCCAAGGCCAGTTGCGCGAATTCTTCCGTGCCGCGGGCGTGGATTTTTCAGCGCCACCAGAGGGCGACACGCCCGACCAGTCCCGCAAGGCCGTCTTCTTCAACGACCGCGCCGGCCTGCTCTTTGTCCGGGCCACTGCGGAAGACCTGGAGATCATCGAGAAGGCCATCCAGGTGCTGAACGCCGCACCGCCACAGGTCCAGGTGGAAGTGAAGTTTGTCGAGATCGCGGACCGGGACAGCCAGGCGCTCGGTCTTGACTGGTTCCTCGGCAACGCCCCGGCCACTCCCAATCCGGGAACGCCCGATGACGGTCCTGCTCGCGGCGGTGCGCCCGGTGGCGGCCCTGGCGGAGTGTTTCCCCAAGCAGGCGGAACATCGCCCCCGCCCGGACCGCCGGGAGCCGCTCCAAGCCTTACCGGAATTCTCACCGAGCAACAGTTCCGCACGGTCCTCGCCGCGTTGGAATCGCGCCCTGGCGTCACACTGCTCTCCGCCCCAAACGTCACCACGCTCAGCGCCCGGCAGGCGCAGATCAGCATGGTGAACCTGCAGTCCGTTGTGGATGCCGACGGCACGACCAACGCCGTGCCGTTTGGACCGGTGCTCGATGTCATCCCCCATGTCACGGCGGATGGGCAGGCCATCCAACTCACCGTGATCGCCGGATTCACGGAGCTTCTCGAAACCGATCCCGCCACCCCGCACCTGCCCCGGCTGCGGAGCCGCCAGTTGATGTCGTCGGCCACCGTGCAGGATTCGCAGACGCTCGTGCTGGCAGGAGACCTCCTGGAAGGCACCGCCAGCCCCACGACGAACCAGGTGCCGACGCTCGGTGACCTGCCCAGGATCGGACGCCTCTTCCGGTCCGAAGCCAGGCCCACGCGCAAGCGTCTGCTTGTCTTCGTCACGCCCACGATCATTGACCCGGCGGGCCGGCGGGTGAACGCCCCGGCCAGTGGACAGTAA
- a CDS encoding DUF418 domain-containing protein — MPQQSPDRVVLIDALRGFALLAIAMVHFMEQFLANMAPPEHESYTRHWAGDTVLEVLFVVLVRGKGFALFSFMFGLSFALQMGRAQQKVPGTDPRWRFAWRLAVLLGIGFVHSLVYRGDILMIYALLGFPLLLFRDVPSRALWATALVLVAGLPRLLMALAASGSPAAAAEDAAAVLTYWTTLESGSWRELFALNATEGLRGRFGFQFGPVSRAYQTFALFLIGLWAGRLRLFEVPEAHAAIFKRLLRWCGGLTVALPLVVGGGFLVVRLLGTGESGESPSGDASARLLSPIGLAGMGLYDLWNFVMTLFYAALFVRVFQTDTGRRLLMPFAPVGRMALTCYLTQSLAGAFLFYGAGLGLLGRVGNSVALLLGVAVFGLQMLVCRVWLQYFRYGPVEWLWRSLTLLRFQPMGFGGAAVR, encoded by the coding sequence ATGCCCCAGCAATCTCCCGACCGCGTGGTTCTGATTGATGCCCTCCGCGGTTTCGCCCTGCTGGCCATCGCCATGGTCCATTTCATGGAGCAGTTCCTCGCCAACATGGCGCCCCCGGAGCATGAGAGCTACACGCGGCACTGGGCGGGCGACACCGTGCTGGAGGTTTTGTTCGTGGTGCTGGTGCGCGGCAAGGGGTTCGCGCTGTTTTCCTTCATGTTCGGACTCAGCTTTGCCCTGCAAATGGGGCGGGCGCAGCAAAAGGTGCCGGGGACGGACCCCCGCTGGCGGTTTGCCTGGAGACTGGCGGTGCTTTTGGGCATCGGATTCGTTCACAGCCTCGTGTATCGCGGGGACATCCTGATGATCTACGCGCTGCTGGGATTTCCCCTGCTGCTCTTTCGCGACGTCCCGAGCCGGGCCCTCTGGGCGACGGCCCTGGTGCTGGTTGCGGGCCTGCCGCGATTGCTGATGGCCCTGGCGGCATCCGGTTCCCCGGCGGCGGCGGCGGAAGACGCCGCCGCGGTTTTGACCTACTGGACGACCCTGGAGTCCGGTTCCTGGCGGGAACTCTTCGCACTGAATGCGACGGAGGGACTGCGGGGACGGTTCGGGTTCCAGTTCGGTCCGGTGTCGAGGGCGTACCAGACCTTCGCCCTCTTCCTGATCGGACTTTGGGCTGGACGCCTGCGTTTGTTCGAAGTTCCGGAGGCCCATGCGGCCATTTTCAAGCGCCTGTTGCGATGGTGTGGCGGGCTGACGGTGGCCCTGCCGCTCGTTGTCGGGGGCGGGTTTCTGGTCGTCCGACTGCTCGGCACCGGTGAATCCGGGGAGTCGCCATCGGGCGATGCCTCCGCTCGATTGCTGAGCCCGATCGGGCTGGCGGGGATGGGCCTCTACGACCTGTGGAATTTCGTGATGACCCTCTTCTACGCGGCCCTGTTTGTGCGGGTGTTCCAGACGGATACCGGACGGCGACTGCTGATGCCCTTCGCGCCCGTGGGTCGCATGGCCTTGACCTGTTACCTGACCCAGTCCCTGGCGGGTGCCTTCCTGTTCTACGGGGCCGGGCTCGGGCTGCTGGGGCGTGTCGGCAACAGCGTGGCGCTGCTGCTCGGTGTGGCTGTCTTCGGGCTCCAGATGCTCGTGTGCCGCGTCTGGCTCCAATACTTCCGCTACGGCCCGGTGGAATGGCTCTGGCGTTCGCTGACCCTGTTGCGATTCCAGCCGATGGGCTTCGGAGGTGCCGCAGTCCGTTGA